One Planctomycetota bacterium genomic window carries:
- a CDS encoding STAS domain-containing protein: MFAIQESHQLPDTMLTLSRVGDAAIVSLTCPAIHDQQTGVLERFLRDLAPGVGGRIVLEVASVGRFNCSWINALIALSRDCTRMGGRLVILGMPTRDERLLRSTGIDRFLDLASDRREALARFDAGSAAPWRLGVERLLDMPQGKAA; encoded by the coding sequence ATGTTCGCCATTCAGGAGTCCCACCAGTTGCCGGACACGATGCTCACGCTCAGCCGCGTCGGCGACGCGGCGATCGTCAGCCTCACGTGCCCGGCCATCCACGACCAGCAGACCGGCGTGCTCGAGCGGTTCCTGCGCGATCTCGCCCCGGGGGTCGGCGGGCGGATCGTGCTCGAGGTCGCGTCCGTCGGGCGGTTCAACTGCTCGTGGATCAACGCGCTCATCGCCCTCTCGCGCGACTGCACGCGCATGGGCGGACGCCTGGTCATCCTGGGCATGCCCACCCGCGACGAGCGCCTGCTGCGCTCCACCGGCATCGACCGCTTCCTCGACCTGGCGTCGGACCGGCGCGAGGCCCTCGCGCGCTTCGACGCCGGATCCGCCGCCCCGTGGCGATTGGGCGTCGAGCGGCTTCTTGACATGCCCCAAGGAAAGGCCGCCTAA
- a CDS encoding ABC transporter permease subunit gives MRGWLPILKRELAGYFVTPVAYVFIVIFLILTGVFTFEIGAFFQQGQADLRAFFNFHPWLYLCLIPAVSMRLWAEERKGGTLELLMTLPVSKAGAVAGKFLAAWLFCGVALVLTFPMWLTVNYLGSPDNGAIGAGYIGSFLMAGGFLAIGACVSAATRSQVIAFVVSVVVCFGFLLAGYGPVINVFSPWAPQSVLETIASFSFLTRFDSIGKGVIDLRDLVFFGSLIGGCLVLNASLLDAGKGE, from the coding sequence GTGAGGGGCTGGCTGCCGATCCTGAAGCGCGAACTGGCGGGGTACTTCGTCACCCCGGTGGCGTACGTGTTCATCGTGATCTTCCTGATCCTGACGGGCGTGTTCACGTTCGAGATCGGGGCGTTCTTTCAGCAGGGACAGGCCGACCTGCGGGCGTTCTTCAACTTCCACCCGTGGCTGTACCTGTGCCTAATCCCCGCGGTGTCCATGCGTCTGTGGGCCGAGGAGCGCAAGGGCGGCACGCTGGAGCTGCTCATGACCCTGCCGGTCTCCAAGGCCGGGGCGGTGGCCGGGAAGTTCCTGGCCGCGTGGCTGTTCTGCGGCGTGGCGCTGGTGCTGACGTTCCCGATGTGGCTCACGGTGAACTATCTGGGCAGCCCGGACAACGGCGCGATCGGCGCGGGGTACATCGGCAGCTTCCTGATGGCCGGGGGCTTTCTCGCGATCGGCGCGTGCGTGTCGGCGGCGACGCGCAGCCAGGTGATCGCCTTCGTGGTGAGCGTGGTGGTGTGCTTCGGGTTCCTGCTCGCGGGGTACGGGCCGGTGATCAACGTCTTCAGCCCGTGGGCGCCGCAGAGCGTGCTCGAGACCATCGCGTCGTTCAGTTTCCTGACGCGATTCGACTCCATCGGCAAGGGCGTGATCGACCTGCGCGACCTCGTGTTCTTCGGCTCGCTCATCGGCGGGTGCCTGGTGCTGAACGCGTCGCTCCTTGACGCGGGGAAGGGGGAGTAG
- a CDS encoding NADH-quinone oxidoreductase subunit D: protein MPFTIKPDDALTVDADTTTYLKDHVDTGDRWVLNFGPQHPATHTTLRLVMELDGERIARVTPHIGYLHSGFEKLGEALDYNQYVTIVSRMNYLSPVSNDICWHHCVEKLFGIDITPRCKVLRTIMAEVGRIQDHLLCVGAAGLDLNAFTGFIYAFNVREKIYDICDFISGQRFHPDWTRVGGLMQDLPDEETFKAMVKALIRTEVPLALKDLEGLLNRNRIFMDRTQGIGVLTKEEAIGWSLSGPMARASGVVRDLRKDDPYLCYADNWDGLGAEKVTFRVPVAEEGDAYCRYLVRVEEIKQSCAIIEQLIDKIPGGSVDAFADSKVVKPNKKDVYGSIEGLIQHFELIMTNRGWKAPIAECYGANETANGELGYFIISDGSPRPWRVRTRPPSFINYAVVSKLAEGHLLSDIVAVIGSINVVAAELDR, encoded by the coding sequence ATGCCTTTCACGATCAAGCCCGACGACGCCCTGACGGTCGATGCCGACACCACGACGTACCTCAAGGACCACGTCGACACCGGCGACCGCTGGGTCCTGAACTTCGGCCCCCAGCACCCCGCGACGCACACGACGCTCCGCCTGGTCATGGAGCTCGACGGCGAGCGCATCGCCCGCGTCACGCCCCACATCGGCTACCTCCACAGCGGGTTCGAGAAGCTCGGCGAGGCGCTCGACTACAACCAGTACGTCACGATCGTCAGCCGGATGAACTACCTCTCGCCGGTCTCGAACGACATCTGCTGGCACCACTGCGTCGAGAAGCTCTTCGGCATCGACATCACCCCCCGCTGCAAGGTGCTCCGCACCATCATGGCCGAGGTGGGACGCATCCAGGACCACCTCCTGTGCGTCGGGGCCGCGGGGCTCGACCTCAACGCGTTCACCGGCTTCATCTACGCCTTCAACGTCCGCGAGAAGATCTACGACATCTGCGACTTCATCTCCGGGCAGCGCTTCCACCCGGATTGGACGCGTGTCGGCGGGCTCATGCAGGACCTGCCCGACGAGGAGACCTTCAAGGCGATGGTGAAGGCACTCATCCGCACGGAGGTGCCGCTGGCCCTCAAGGACCTCGAAGGCCTCCTGAACCGCAATCGCATCTTCATGGATCGCACGCAGGGCATCGGCGTCCTCACGAAGGAAGAAGCCATCGGCTGGTCGCTCTCGGGGCCCATGGCCCGCGCCAGCGGCGTGGTGCGCGACCTGCGCAAGGACGACCCGTACCTCTGCTACGCCGACAACTGGGACGGGCTGGGGGCCGAGAAGGTCACCTTCCGCGTGCCCGTCGCGGAAGAGGGCGACGCGTACTGCCGCTACCTCGTGCGCGTCGAAGAGATCAAGCAGTCGTGCGCGATCATCGAGCAGCTCATCGACAAGATCCCCGGCGGCAGCGTCGACGCCTTCGCCGACAGCAAGGTCGTGAAGCCCAACAAGAAAGACGTCTACGGCAGCATCGAGGGGCTCATCCAGCACTTCGAACTCATCATGACCAACCGCGGGTGGAAGGCGCCCATCGCCGAGTGCTACGGCGCGAACGAGACGGCCAACGGCGAACTCGGGTACTTCATCATCAGCGACGGCAGCCCCCGCCCCTGGCGCGTGCGCACCCGCCCGCCGAGCTTCATCAACTACGCCGTGGTGAGCAAGCTCGCCGAGGGACACCTGCTCAGCGACATCGTCGCCGTGATCGGCTCGATCAACGTGGTGGCGGCGGAGTTGGACCGGTAG
- a CDS encoding aminotransferase class IV: MPTVFLDGRFVPASDACVSAFDAGFQHGVGLFETMLAVRDGARVVHLHEHLERLRRSARTLGLSDSLRVGALAEAVRRTVDRAFQDDERSARLRVRLTITGGDLNLLSRGETRAEHLPTLLLAAQPATDYPAEMFESGVLATLADLRVNPLDDTQGHKTLNYWGRLRELQAAAAKRAGESLVFSITNHLAGGCVSNAFVVHAGELWTPIARGEEEDVASQGDESAVAPADPDVGPPDEPAHAGAGPGAQRGAVIPSPVLPGVVRRWVMDWALAEGRTVRRRMISLDDVLRADELLLTNSSWGVLPVTRFESRPIGTGEVGELGTRLAAAWRDLIAAGG, encoded by the coding sequence ATGCCCACGGTCTTCCTCGACGGCCGCTTCGTCCCCGCCAGCGACGCCTGCGTGTCGGCGTTCGACGCCGGCTTCCAGCATGGCGTGGGGCTCTTCGAGACCATGCTCGCCGTCCGCGACGGTGCGCGCGTCGTCCACCTGCACGAGCACCTCGAGCGCCTCCGCCGCTCGGCGCGCACGCTCGGCCTGAGCGACTCGCTGCGCGTCGGCGCGCTCGCCGAGGCCGTGCGACGCACGGTCGATCGCGCCTTCCAGGACGACGAACGCAGCGCCCGCCTGCGCGTGCGCCTCACGATCACCGGGGGCGACCTCAACCTGCTCTCGCGGGGCGAGACGCGCGCCGAGCACCTGCCGACGCTGCTCCTTGCCGCCCAGCCCGCGACCGACTACCCCGCGGAGATGTTCGAGTCCGGCGTGCTCGCGACCCTGGCCGACCTCCGCGTCAACCCGCTCGACGACACGCAAGGGCACAAGACGCTGAACTACTGGGGTCGGCTGCGCGAACTGCAGGCGGCGGCCGCGAAACGCGCCGGCGAGTCGCTCGTCTTCTCCATCACCAATCACCTCGCGGGCGGGTGCGTGTCGAACGCGTTCGTGGTGCACGCCGGCGAACTCTGGACGCCCATCGCGCGCGGCGAGGAGGAAGACGTCGCGTCGCAGGGCGACGAATCCGCCGTCGCTCCCGCCGACCCCGACGTGGGCCCGCCCGACGAGCCCGCCCACGCCGGCGCCGGTCCTGGGGCGCAGCGCGGCGCGGTCATTCCCAGCCCGGTGCTGCCGGGCGTCGTGCGCCGCTGGGTGATGGACTGGGCGCTGGCCGAGGGACGCACCGTCCGCCGGCGCATGATCTCGCTGGACGACGTGCTTCGCGCCGACGAGCTGCTGCTGACGAACTCGTCGTGGGGCGTGCTGCCGGTCACGCGGTTCGAGTCGCGTCCGATCGGCACGGGCGAGGTGGGCGAACTGGGCACGCGCCTCGCGGCGGCGTGGCGCGATCTGATCGCGGCCGGGGGCTGA
- a CDS encoding ABC transporter ATP-binding protein — protein MSEPLISIRNLSKKFGGGGAAILAVNGVTFDVRAGEVVGFLGPNGAGKSTTMKMVTGYLRPTSGAVRVCGLDVQDDPIGVKERIGYLPEGAPAYPDMTPASFLSFAAEVRGLGGAARADALARAVERTQLQGVLRQPIDTLSKGFKRRVGLAQAILHEPPVLIMDEPTDGLDPNQKHEVRKLIREMAGAGGRAIVLSTHILEEVDAVCTRAIVIARGRVVADTTPAALAARSRYHGAVTLCVIPLPGAGGGAGAGVFEELARVPGVASVENTSSVPTGEGVRATCTLIPATGADLASAAGQFVRARNWRLETLRVEGGRLDDVFRDLTAGAGGDGGAHGTGGARATGTPKEGAR, from the coding sequence ATGAGCGAACCACTGATCTCGATACGGAACCTGTCCAAGAAGTTCGGCGGCGGCGGGGCGGCCATCCTCGCGGTCAACGGCGTCACGTTCGACGTCCGCGCGGGCGAGGTCGTGGGCTTTCTCGGTCCCAACGGCGCCGGCAAGTCCACGACCATGAAGATGGTCACCGGCTATCTGCGCCCCACCTCCGGCGCCGTCCGCGTCTGCGGGCTCGATGTCCAGGACGACCCCATCGGCGTCAAGGAACGCATCGGCTACCTGCCCGAGGGCGCCCCCGCCTACCCGGACATGACCCCCGCGTCGTTCCTGTCGTTCGCGGCCGAGGTCCGCGGGCTGGGCGGCGCCGCCCGGGCCGACGCCCTGGCCCGCGCGGTCGAGCGCACCCAACTGCAAGGCGTGCTGCGCCAGCCGATCGACACCCTCAGCAAGGGCTTCAAGCGGCGCGTCGGGCTGGCGCAGGCGATTCTCCACGAGCCGCCCGTGCTCATCATGGACGAGCCCACGGACGGGCTGGACCCCAACCAGAAGCACGAGGTGCGCAAGCTCATCCGCGAGATGGCCGGCGCGGGCGGACGCGCGATCGTGCTCTCCACCCACATCCTCGAAGAAGTCGACGCCGTCTGCACCCGCGCCATCGTCATCGCACGCGGACGCGTGGTGGCCGATACCACGCCCGCGGCGTTGGCCGCCCGCTCGCGCTACCACGGCGCGGTCACCCTGTGCGTCATTCCGCTGCCTGGCGCGGGGGGGGGCGCAGGGGCGGGCGTGTTCGAGGAACTCGCGCGCGTGCCGGGCGTCGCCAGCGTCGAGAACACCTCCAGCGTGCCGACGGGCGAGGGCGTGCGCGCCACGTGCACGCTCATCCCCGCGACCGGCGCGGACCTCGCGTCGGCCGCGGGGCAGTTCGTGCGCGCCAGGAACTGGCGCCTCGAGACCCTGCGCGTCGAGGGCGGGCGGCTGGACGACGTCTTCCGCGATCTCACGGCCGGCGCGGGCGGCGACGGGGGGGCGCACGGAACGGGCGGTGCGCGTGCGACGGGCACGCCAAAGGAGGGCGCGCGGTGA
- the neuC gene encoding UDP-N-acetylglucosamine 2-epimerase, with protein MAGPVDVPFDMTRRGRVGVVTGSRAEFGLLRPVMAAVRDHPHLELLCIAAGSHLVSPALTYYEVKREFPIAAAVPMQTPGRTGRDADVQALGLGITRFGRVFADLALDWVVVLGDRIEAFAAGAAASVGGVALAHVHGGDRAEGVADEAMRHALTKLAHVHFPATSASAERLRRMGEPAAFVHEVGSPAIDDLASYPAINDETFRHLGEPDTLVLMHPIGRDDEREEAAMAEVLGACAGRRVLALHPNLDPGRGGIVRALRDLMAIDDQTPAPGDGRPVAAPHLERRVFVGLLKRLASGGGVMVGNSSAGLIEASALGLAAVDVGRRQAGRERPASVVHVDAERCDDVRAGVERALAWRAPAGGPVHPYGDGHAGERIAAALARVYPRDPDLLRKRCAY; from the coding sequence ATGGCGGGCCCAGTGGACGTGCCGTTCGACATGACCCGACGCGGGCGCGTGGGCGTCGTGACAGGCAGCCGCGCGGAGTTCGGGCTGCTGCGCCCGGTGATGGCGGCGGTGCGCGACCACCCGCACCTGGAACTGCTGTGCATCGCGGCGGGGTCTCACCTGGTGTCGCCCGCGCTCACGTACTACGAAGTGAAGCGCGAGTTCCCCATCGCCGCGGCGGTGCCGATGCAGACGCCCGGGCGCACGGGGCGCGACGCCGACGTGCAGGCCCTGGGCCTGGGCATCACGCGCTTCGGGCGGGTCTTCGCAGACCTCGCCCTTGATTGGGTGGTCGTGCTGGGCGACCGGATCGAGGCCTTCGCGGCGGGGGCGGCGGCCAGTGTCGGGGGCGTGGCGCTCGCGCACGTCCACGGCGGCGACCGGGCCGAGGGCGTCGCCGACGAGGCCATGCGCCACGCGCTGACGAAGCTCGCCCACGTGCACTTCCCCGCGACGAGCGCCAGCGCCGAGCGCCTGCGTCGCATGGGCGAGCCGGCGGCGTTCGTGCACGAGGTGGGCTCGCCCGCGATCGACGACCTGGCGAGTTACCCGGCGATCAACGACGAGACGTTCCGCCACCTGGGCGAGCCTGACACGCTGGTGCTGATGCACCCGATCGGTCGCGACGACGAGCGGGAAGAGGCCGCGATGGCCGAGGTGCTCGGCGCGTGCGCCGGGCGGCGGGTGCTGGCGCTGCACCCGAACCTGGACCCGGGCCGCGGCGGCATCGTGCGCGCGCTGCGGGATCTGATGGCGATAGACGACCAGACGCCCGCGCCCGGCGACGGGCGCCCCGTGGCGGCCCCGCACTTGGAACGCCGCGTCTTCGTCGGGCTGCTGAAGCGCCTGGCGTCGGGCGGCGGGGTGATGGTCGGGAACAGTTCGGCGGGGCTGATCGAGGCATCGGCGCTCGGGCTGGCGGCGGTGGACGTTGGGCGTCGCCAGGCGGGGCGGGAACGCCCGGCGTCGGTGGTCCACGTGGACGCCGAGCGTTGCGACGACGTGCGGGCCGGGGTCGAACGGGCGCTGGCGTGGCGTGCGCCGGCGGGCGGGCCTGTGCACCCCTACGGCGACGGGCACGCGGGCGAGCGGATCGCGGCGGCGTTGGCGCGGGTCTATCCCCGCGATCCCGACCTGCTGCGAAAGCGGTGCGCGTACTGA
- a CDS encoding HDOD domain-containing protein, with the protein MTVATQDRVQVVANAIREISHIATLPEITVKVVELVENPKSTAQDLHKVISADPALCSRILKVVNSSFYGLPGQIASINRAIVMLGLNAVKNIAIAASLAKLFRGGDLSPTFSARDLWTHCNVTAAGAKIVANSLKLGLSDEAFLAGLIHDIGIMVEMQADRAKLIEVLRRVGADSKGVPANDMLEAELSVFGATHEDFGAGLCEKWKFPKSFANVTGFHHRPMQLPAESRTLVAIVHVADRIAADLGQGFRQDLMNTLVAPDVLDTLKLTTEKYTELRNQVGAQSKDVANLLM; encoded by the coding sequence ATGACCGTCGCCACCCAAGACCGGGTTCAGGTTGTCGCGAACGCGATCCGCGAGATCAGCCACATCGCCACGCTGCCCGAGATCACCGTGAAGGTGGTCGAACTGGTCGAGAACCCCAAGTCCACTGCGCAGGACCTGCACAAGGTCATCTCGGCCGATCCCGCGCTGTGCTCGCGCATCCTGAAGGTCGTGAACTCCTCGTTCTACGGGCTTCCGGGGCAGATCGCGTCGATCAACCGCGCGATCGTCATGCTGGGCCTGAACGCCGTCAAGAACATCGCGATCGCCGCCAGCCTGGCCAAGCTCTTCCGGGGCGGCGACCTCTCGCCGACGTTCTCGGCCCGCGACCTCTGGACGCACTGCAACGTCACGGCGGCGGGGGCGAAGATCGTCGCGAACTCGCTCAAGCTCGGGCTCTCCGACGAGGCCTTCCTCGCCGGGCTCATCCACGACATCGGGATCATGGTCGAGATGCAGGCGGACCGCGCCAAGCTCATCGAGGTGCTCCGGCGCGTCGGGGCCGACAGCAAGGGCGTCCCCGCCAACGACATGCTCGAGGCCGAACTCTCGGTCTTCGGCGCCACGCACGAGGACTTCGGCGCGGGCCTGTGCGAGAAGTGGAAGTTCCCCAAGAGCTTCGCCAACGTCACCGGCTTCCACCACCGCCCCATGCAACTCCCCGCCGAGAGCCGCACCCTCGTCGCGATCGTGCACGTCGCCGACCGCATCGCGGCCGATCTCGGGCAGGGCTTCCGCCAGGACCTCATGAACACCCTCGTCGCGCCCGACGTGCTCGACACCCTCAAGCTCACCACCGAGAAGTACACCGAACTGCGCAACCAGGTCGGCGCGCAGTCCAAGGACGTCGCCAACCTCCTCATGTGA
- a CDS encoding flagellar biosynthesis anti-sigma factor FlgM: MPLSTQGPGRATGLSSDRPRSTQQEGPAIRRGADRVEFSAVATYLSKLRDLPVRQDLVDRVKAEIAAGTYDTPDKFEAALTELLGDVE; encoded by the coding sequence ATGCCTCTTTCGACGCAGGGACCAGGACGTGCGACGGGCCTCAGCAGCGATCGCCCGCGCTCAACGCAGCAAGAGGGGCCGGCGATCCGACGAGGTGCCGATCGCGTGGAGTTCTCCGCCGTGGCGACATATCTCAGCAAGCTGCGTGACCTGCCCGTCCGCCAGGATCTCGTCGATCGCGTCAAGGCGGAGATCGCCGCCGGCACGTACGACACGCCCGACAAGTTCGAGGCGGCCCTGACCGAGTTGCTCGGCGACGTCGAGTAG
- a CDS encoding S8 family serine peptidase → MEATRLGGAAVVAAMLAGLAGGVCSARPAAAADVALPSVVARQGVLNLRTGDVTVAALPNALEAAGFAPGRHVLVTDGPMTPERRAALSRAGVRLLSYLPLNAWIADVSGSTPRGVGALGFVTWAGAFRAEWKLEPALLAGVRAPQTPERRAIAQDGRVLVWVHLFADGSREATLAGIGLLGGARVMSDELVGGSWMLGVDIARDRLGALASLEDVQFVEEFPEYTLRSNAVTRWVVQSNVQNVTPLYARGLTGLGEIIGVIDGRVGVQHCAFFDSLNPIGVDHRKIVAYNATPGYNLHGTHVATTALGDAGSTGDTRGVAYQARMAFNTHPDATELSMYERFETHVMDGAHIHTNSWGADWTREYDGGCRGIDSVQRDFPDILIVHAVSNSATVNNPENAKNSLAVTASVNAPNQQNWCDGGDGPTQDGRRKPEIAAPGCAIQSASGSTGCGTTTLSGTSMATPAVAGVATLVRQYYLKGFYPSGLENPSDALLPSGQLIKATLVNSAVDMAGVADFPSNREGWGRVLADEALYFAGDARRLVVEDVRNTSPDAISTGDVASVRLSVGAGQALKVTMSYADAPAEVNATFVPVNDLDLEARSPSGVVYLGNVFSGGQSTPGGTPDTLNNLEQVLISAPESGEWTIRVRGRAVNVGMQGYALAITGDVAPIVCDPDVNADGNIDQDDIVCLIQTVGGGACAQVNPDFNGDGNVDQDDVALLTLIVAGVPCP, encoded by the coding sequence ATGGAAGCAACCCGTTTGGGCGGCGCGGCGGTCGTGGCGGCGATGCTCGCGGGATTGGCGGGGGGCGTGTGCTCCGCGCGGCCGGCGGCCGCCGCGGATGTCGCGCTCCCGTCCGTCGTCGCCCGCCAAGGGGTGCTGAACCTCCGTACGGGCGACGTTACCGTGGCGGCCCTTCCCAACGCGCTCGAGGCGGCGGGGTTTGCGCCCGGGCGCCATGTGCTGGTGACCGACGGACCGATGACCCCCGAACGCCGCGCCGCGCTGTCGCGCGCGGGCGTGCGTCTGCTGTCGTACCTCCCGCTGAACGCGTGGATCGCGGACGTGTCCGGGTCGACGCCGCGGGGCGTGGGCGCGCTGGGGTTTGTCACGTGGGCCGGCGCGTTCCGGGCCGAGTGGAAACTGGAGCCGGCGCTGCTGGCGGGCGTTCGCGCGCCCCAGACGCCCGAACGCCGCGCGATCGCGCAGGACGGGCGGGTGCTGGTGTGGGTGCACCTCTTCGCGGACGGCTCGCGCGAGGCGACGCTCGCGGGCATCGGGCTGCTGGGCGGCGCGCGGGTGATGTCGGACGAGCTCGTCGGGGGCTCGTGGATGCTGGGGGTGGACATCGCGCGCGACCGCCTGGGCGCGCTCGCCTCGCTCGAGGACGTGCAGTTCGTCGAGGAGTTCCCCGAGTACACGCTCCGGAGCAACGCGGTCACGCGCTGGGTGGTGCAGAGCAACGTGCAGAACGTCACCCCGCTCTACGCCCGCGGGCTGACGGGCCTGGGCGAGATCATCGGCGTGATCGACGGGCGGGTCGGGGTCCAGCACTGCGCGTTCTTCGACAGCCTGAACCCCATCGGCGTCGACCACCGCAAGATCGTCGCGTACAACGCGACGCCCGGGTACAACCTGCACGGCACGCACGTGGCGACGACCGCGCTGGGCGACGCCGGCAGCACCGGCGACACGCGGGGCGTCGCGTACCAGGCCCGGATGGCGTTCAACACGCACCCGGACGCGACCGAGCTGAGCATGTACGAGCGGTTCGAGACGCACGTCATGGACGGCGCGCACATTCACACGAACAGCTGGGGCGCCGACTGGACCCGCGAGTACGACGGCGGGTGCCGGGGCATCGACAGCGTGCAGCGCGACTTCCCCGACATCCTCATCGTCCACGCCGTCTCCAACTCCGCCACCGTCAACAACCCGGAGAACGCCAAGAACAGCCTCGCGGTGACGGCGTCGGTCAACGCGCCCAACCAGCAGAACTGGTGCGACGGGGGCGACGGCCCGACGCAGGACGGGCGCCGCAAGCCCGAGATCGCCGCGCCCGGCTGCGCCATCCAGTCCGCCTCCGGCTCGACGGGCTGCGGCACGACGACCCTCTCGGGCACGTCGATGGCCACCCCCGCGGTCGCGGGTGTCGCCACGCTCGTGCGTCAGTACTACCTCAAGGGCTTCTACCCCTCGGGGCTCGAGAACCCGTCCGACGCCCTGCTCCCCTCGGGCCAGCTCATCAAGGCGACCCTGGTGAACAGCGCCGTCGACATGGCGGGCGTCGCGGACTTCCCGTCCAACCGCGAGGGCTGGGGGCGCGTGCTCGCGGACGAAGCGCTCTACTTCGCGGGTGATGCGCGCCGCCTGGTCGTCGAGGACGTGCGCAACACCTCGCCCGACGCGATCTCCACCGGCGATGTCGCGTCGGTGCGCCTCTCCGTCGGCGCGGGGCAGGCGCTCAAGGTCACGATGTCGTACGCCGACGCGCCCGCCGAGGTGAACGCGACGTTCGTCCCCGTGAACGATCTTGATCTCGAGGCCCGGTCGCCCTCGGGCGTGGTGTACCTCGGCAACGTGTTCTCGGGCGGACAGTCGACGCCCGGCGGCACGCCCGACACGCTCAACAACCTCGAGCAGGTGCTCATCAGCGCGCCCGAGAGCGGCGAGTGGACGATCCGCGTGCGCGGGCGCGCGGTGAACGTGGGCATGCAGGGCTACGCGCTGGCCATCACCGGCGACGTCGCCCCGATCGTGTGCGACCCCGACGTGAACGCCGACGGCAACATCGACCAGGACGACATCGTGTGCCTCATCCAGACCGTGGGGGGCGGGGCGTGCGCGCAGGTCAACCCGGACTTCAACGGCGACGGCAACGTGGATCAGGACGATGTCGCGCTTCTCACGCTCATCGTCGCGGGAGTACCGTGCCCGTAG